GCATTGATAATGACTCTTCTCCTTCTATTTATGTAGGCAAAATTGGCACTCTGATGGGGGCGCTGGATAACGAAGGCGCTATTCAGGATGGCGTTGCCATTGCTGGCCGGTCAACCCCTCAGACCGGCAAGGCCTATCGAAGCCGCGGCAAGGACAATGACAACTGGGCAGGTTTGCAGGGTGGTTACAAGGTTCAGGGCAATGGCGGTATTGCTGGCGGTGTTGTTGAAACGGTGAACGACCATGCCGTATTTTTGGATGATTACTCTTATGTGGATTTTATCGCAGTTGATTCCGGCAGTAGCCTTAAGTCATCAGGCGATGGCACTGCCGCTGTTTACGTGTCTGAGAACGCACAAATGGGTGGTGCGTTGCCATCCGGTTTAACGTTGAGCGGATCCGCAAGAGCTGAGTCTGATACCGTCTTTGATATTGCAGGCACCCTGAGCTCCTCTAACGGACAAGCCATTAATATTGCTGGTAAAGCTACCGGTCAGGTACAGATCGCCTCGTCCGGCATCCTGTCAGGTAAAGGGGGAGGAGAGGCCGGTGGGGCTGCGCTGCTGGTCAGTGGTACTTACACAGGTAGCTTAAATAGTCAGGGCACGATCAAAGGGGGCGTTTTTATCAGTGGCACCCATGATGCCTCACAGGAACATGCAGTTTTCCTTAATGACCAGTCAAAGACCGACTTTATCGCAGTAACAGGAACGATGACGGCTACCGGAGCCGGTAAAAGTGCGGTTTATGTGGATAACGGTGCTCAGCTGGGGGGCATTGTTGTAGATGGTGGTACGATCTCTGCCTCAGGTAGCAGCCCCATTACCGTTCGGGGAGACCTGACAGGCAAGGTTTATCTGAAAGATGGTTCCATAACCGCTGCCAGTGCCACCGATACATCCCTCGACTTTTCCAGTTCCGACAAGCCTCTGATGTTTGAACAGGTGGGTGATAGCTCCAAAACCACTGGTACGATTTTAGCCAGTGATCAGCATAAAAATGACTGGGTAGCGTTCCGGGGTGGCCGTTTTGAAGGTGAGACGATTCAGGATGTTGATCACCTGGTGGTCAGTACGATCACCAGCGGAATCGCCATGTCGGGCAACTTTACCCTGCCCGCCCAGACAACCATCGAGCTTGTAAAGCAGCAACAGCTGGATGATCAAAATCGTCCGGTGACAGATAGCAATCAAAATCCGGTTTACGAACTGAACAGCAATGCACTGATGACGGTAACTGGTCGGTTAAGCGCAATGGAACAGGGTAGTAATATCCAGTTCAAGCCAGCTTCGACCACCGAATATGATCTGGTTAAAAAAGGTGTGACACTGACGGTAGTTGAACCGGGCAGTATGGAGGGTTCAGTGGCCGGGCGTGTGACGGTGGATTCTGGCAGCTACCTGGTTGAAGCCACGGAGAACTATTCTGCCGGGAAGTTGCAGGTACAACTGAAGTCCAGAGATGCAAACGGCGTCAAACAGTTAGTGATGAAATCCGGTGCCAACGCCAGGGCATCAGAGGTGTTTAGTAAGGCGGTGGATGTTGTTAATGCCGGAACCTATGCCGATGCGACCAGGGGCAGCAAGCTGTTTGCGAAACTGAACGCAACGAATTATGACGCTAAAAAGCTGGCCGGGCAGGTCCAGCCCAGGGTTGCCGGTGAGGTGCAGAAATCATCTCAGGCGGTTGCCAATACCGCTCATAACATCGTCTTCAACCGCGTACACGGCTTACGTCGTGGTATTAGCTATGGTGACCAGTTTGCCGATGGTGCGGCCTGGGGGCAGATGTTGTACAACAGTGGTCAACAGGATGACGTTGATGGTGAGCCGGGCTTTAAAAACCAGGCATGGGGCATAACCCTTGGAGTCGATAGCGAACTTAATTCTACCATCAGAACGGGTCTGGCACTTTCAATGGTGAGCAGTACGGTCGATGGCAATGAGGGCAGTACCAATAAAAGTTATAGTTATCTGGCCACCTGGTACAACAGCTGGAATGATCGCGGCTATTTTCTTGATACCATGCTGTCCATGGGCCGTTCAGCAAATGATATGACGAAAACCATTGATGGCTACCTTGTAAAAGCGGATTTTGAGGTTGATCAGTGGGGAGGCAGAGTCATTGGCGGTACTAACTGGCGGGTAGGCAACTGGACGTTTTCTCCTCAGACTGAATTTAACTATGGCCTGATCCGGGTTCAGGAATACGAAGAAAAAGGCGACAGTGGTTTTGAGCAGAAAATCCAGAGCAAAGATTACAATACCTGGGAGCTGGGGGGCGGGATGAAGTTCAATGGCGAATACTGGTACCGCAATGGCGTCATAAAGCCTGAGCTGACTTTCATGGGGTATTACGACTTTGGTACCGATGGCACGATTGTTAAGTCCACTTACCTTGCCGGAGGTGAATCCTTCATGGTCACAGGACCGGACCGGGACAAGGTACGCCTGCATATGGGGCTTGGGCTTGGACTACAGATGAACAACCACTGGACGCTCCACACCGGCTATAACTTTAACTGGAAAAAGACCTACCGGTCTCACAGTTTTTCCGCTAAAGCCCGCTATGAGTTCTGATGGTTACTCTTTCATTATTTAATCTTCCGGCAACCAGCCGCTTTTCATGATGGTCTCAAAGCCCCACGGACAATTCTCCGGAAAACTGGCGTTGTTCAACCGCTGGTGGGGCTGAACGTAATCGTTCATGGCTTCGATAGCCAGCTCTTTACCATCCTGATAGCTGTCTTCGAAGACTTCCGGAACCTTGTGTTTCAGGTGAGGGCGGTTTTTCATAAGGCGATGGAGCTGTTTACGTTGTTCCCGAATGGTTCCCTTCCAGTTTCGGCAGTTATAAGGTTCTGGCAATACCGGGTTAATAACATTTATCTGATAGCTGTATTTGAGCAGGTGCAGTAACAAGGTCGTCAGGCGTGATTGCAAGGCATCAAGCTCACTGCCCATATCGTCGAACTCCTCGATAACACGCTCAAGGTCGAGCTGGTCAAACCGTTTGTGAATCAGGTGTTGTTTTTGCTGTTCTTTCCAGCGGTAAAAGTCAGTATCGTAAAGGTTGTCCATGATAAATCCTCCGTCAGCTCTTCACTCTAGTCGGATAGTCGAAAGGAATCAAAAACGAATTATTCGAATCTTTAAAGGGTTGA
Above is a genomic segment from Endozoicomonas euniceicola containing:
- a CDS encoding DUF29 domain-containing protein, whose protein sequence is MDNLYDTDFYRWKEQQKQHLIHKRFDQLDLERVIEEFDDMGSELDALQSRLTTLLLHLLKYSYQINVINPVLPEPYNCRNWKGTIREQRKQLHRLMKNRPHLKHKVPEVFEDSYQDGKELAIEAMNDYVQPHQRLNNASFPENCPWGFETIMKSGWLPED
- a CDS encoding autotransporter family protein, whose protein sequence is MSTGIILRTKGLVRTVLSAALFLTATQPAMAVNLTKNNEVPYEQAVHDYDVITINAKLSVSNSNGEAVITINAKSGGIRIEQGAGIDNDSSPSIYVGKIGTLMGALDNEGAIQDGVAIAGRSTPQTGKAYRSRGKDNDNWAGLQGGYKVQGNGGIAGGVVETVNDHAVFLDDYSYVDFIAVDSGSSLKSSGDGTAAVYVSENAQMGGALPSGLTLSGSARAESDTVFDIAGTLSSSNGQAINIAGKATGQVQIASSGILSGKGGGEAGGAALLVSGTYTGSLNSQGTIKGGVFISGTHDASQEHAVFLNDQSKTDFIAVTGTMTATGAGKSAVYVDNGAQLGGIVVDGGTISASGSSPITVRGDLTGKVYLKDGSITAASATDTSLDFSSSDKPLMFEQVGDSSKTTGTILASDQHKNDWVAFRGGRFEGETIQDVDHLVVSTITSGIAMSGNFTLPAQTTIELVKQQQLDDQNRPVTDSNQNPVYELNSNALMTVTGRLSAMEQGSNIQFKPASTTEYDLVKKGVTLTVVEPGSMEGSVAGRVTVDSGSYLVEATENYSAGKLQVQLKSRDANGVKQLVMKSGANARASEVFSKAVDVVNAGTYADATRGSKLFAKLNATNYDAKKLAGQVQPRVAGEVQKSSQAVANTAHNIVFNRVHGLRRGISYGDQFADGAAWGQMLYNSGQQDDVDGEPGFKNQAWGITLGVDSELNSTIRTGLALSMVSSTVDGNEGSTNKSYSYLATWYNSWNDRGYFLDTMLSMGRSANDMTKTIDGYLVKADFEVDQWGGRVIGGTNWRVGNWTFSPQTEFNYGLIRVQEYEEKGDSGFEQKIQSKDYNTWELGGGMKFNGEYWYRNGVIKPELTFMGYYDFGTDGTIVKSTYLAGGESFMVTGPDRDKVRLHMGLGLGLQMNNHWTLHTGYNFNWKKTYRSHSFSAKARYEF